The following proteins are co-located in the Gammaproteobacteria bacterium genome:
- a CDS encoding pilus assembly protein PilZ, with protein sequence MTDKTGVAASGLGRNMMQVNIRNKSVLYASYMPFLKNGGLFISTPKYEKYKLGDEVFLVINLFDEEKLPVAGKVVWITPRGSGRAAGVGIQFGEIDKGKTRSRIETHLAGTLNSDRPTHTM encoded by the coding sequence ATGACTGACAAAACTGGAGTGGCAGCGTCCGGGCTTGGACGCAACATGATGCAGGTCAATATCAGAAACAAAAGTGTACTGTATGCCTCGTACATGCCTTTTCTCAAAAATGGCGGATTGTTTATCTCCACACCCAAGTATGAAAAATATAAGCTCGGTGATGAAGTATTCTTGGTGATCAACTTATTTGATGAAGAAAAATTACCGGTTGCTGGCAAGGTGGTGTGGATTACGCCGCGTGGCTCCGGGCGAGCGGCAGGCGTTGGCATCCAGTTTGGTGAAATCGACAAAGGTAAGACAAGAAGCCGCATTGAGACACATCTGGCGGGCACATTGAACTCTGACCGCCCGACCCACACCATGTAG